Proteins from a single region of Strix aluco isolate bStrAlu1 chromosome 5, bStrAlu1.hap1, whole genome shotgun sequence:
- the PRICKLE1 gene encoding prickle-like protein 1 isoform X1 — protein MPLEMEPKANNLVFGCQRSSTSDDDSGCALEEYAWVPPGLRPEQVQLYFACLPEEKVPYVNSPGEKHRIKQLLYQLPPHDNEVRYCQSLSEEEKKELQMFSSQRKKEALGRGTIKLLSRAVMHAVCEQCGTKVNGGEVAVFASRAGPGVCWHPSCFVCFTCNELLVDLIYFYQDGKIHCGRHHAELLKPRCSACDEIIFADECTEAEGRHWHMKHFCCLECETILGGQRYIMKDGRPFCCNCFESLYAEYCETCGEHIGVDHAQMTYDGQHWHATETCFSCAQCKTSLLGCPFLPKQGQIYCSKTCSLGEDVHASDSSDSAFQSARSRDSRRSVRMGKSSRSADQCRQSLLLSPALNYKFPGLSGNADDTLSRKLDDLSLSREEASFVNEDFWKGRVEQEMPEDPEEWAEHEDYMTQLLLKFGDKSLFQQPTEVDIRSSEHWISDSMVKSKLDLKKNNPSLASKKYQSDMYWAQSQDGLGDSAYGSHPGPASSRKIQELDMEHGASGYKHDQTPWYGGSLECLSDLKQQEQSVRDSMDSLALSNITGASMDGESKPRPSLYSLQTFEELEVEDCEKMSNMGTLNSSMLHRSTESLKSLSSELCQEKVLPEEKPVHMPVLRRSKSQSRPQQVKFSDDVIDNGSYENVEIRQPPMSERTRRRVYHFEERGNRPSHHRRRSRKSRSDNALNLATERRCSPRERFRYYSPQDHEKFIQNRSSREIRAYIQNAELYGQYAHTRSDYALRNQVVDKFFGLYGEEDDSWCSTSSSSSDSEEEGYFLGQPIPQPRSLRYPYYTDDLSGPTTALSSSQFGQRTTKSKKKRGHKGKNCIIS, from the exons GTCCAGCTGTATTTTGCCTGCTTGCCAGAGGAGAAGGTCCCTTACGTTAACAGCCCTGGAGAGAAACACCGAATTAAACAACTTCTGTATCAGCTGCCACCCCATGATAACGAG GTGAGATACTGCCAGTCTttaagtgaagaagaaaagaaggaactgCAGATGTTCAGTTCTCAGCGCAAAAAGGAGGCACTCGGCCGAGGCACTATTAAACTACTCTCAAGAGCAGTGATGCATGCGGTTTGTGAACAG TGTGGTACAAAAGTAAACGGTGGTGAAGTTGCAGTTTTTGCGTCGAGAGCTGGGCCTGGTGTGTGCTGGCATCCCTCATGTTTTGTGTGCTTCACGTGTAACGAGCTGCTTGTTGACCTTATTTACTTCTACCAAGATGGAAAAATCCACTGTGGCAGACACCATGCTGAACTTCTCAAACCTCGATGTTCAGCCTGCGATGAG ataatttttgctGATGAGTGTACAGAAGCTGAGGGTCGCCACTGGCACATGAAGCACTTCTGTTGCCTCGAGTGTGAAACAATCCTGGGTGGACAGAGATACATCATGAAGGATGGGCGACCATTCTGCTGTAACTGTTTTGAATCTCTCTATGCGGAATACTGTGAGACCTGCGGGGAACACATTG gtGTTGACCACGCTCAGATGACCTACGATGGACAGCACTGGCATGCCACAGAGACTTGCTTTTCTTGTGCTCAGTGCAAGACCTCTTTGCTTGGCTGCCCTTTCCTTCCAAAGCAAGGGCAGATTTACTGTTCAAAAACCTGCAGCTTGGGAGAGGATGTTCATGCCTCCGACTCTTCTGATTCTGCATTTCAGTCTGCTCGATCCAGAGATTCCAGGAGGAGTGTTCGCATGGGAAAAAGCAGCCGGTCAGCCGACCAGTGCCGccagtctctcctcctctcacccGCCCTCAATTACAAATTTCCTGGTCTTTCAGGCAATGCTGATGATACTCTTTCTCGTAAACTGGATGACTTAAGCCTTTCAAGGGAAGAGGCAAGCTTTGTTAATGAAGACTTCTGGAAAGGAAGAGTAGAGCAAGAAATGCCTGAAGACCCTGAAGAATGGGCTGAACATGAAGACTACATGACTCAACTTCTTCTGAAGTTTGGTGATAAAAGCCTCTTCCAGCAGCCCACTGAAGTAGACATTAGATCGAGCGAACACTGGATTTCTGATAGCATGGTCAAGAGCAAGTtggacttgaaaaaaaataatccaagccTAGCAAGTAAGAAGTATCAATCAGACATGTACTGGGCCCAGTCACAAGATGGCTTGGGTGACTCTGCCTATGGCAGCCACCCaggccctgccagcagcaggaaaATCCAGGAGCTAGACATGGAACATGGGGCATCAGGATACAAACATGACCAAACACCATGGTACGGAGGTTCACTTGAATGTTTGTCTGACCTGAAACAGCAAGAACAAAGTGTTCGAGACTCAATGGATTCTTTGGCTTTGTCTAACATAACAg GGGCTTCAATGGACGGAGAAAGCAAGCCACGGCCATCTCTTTACTCTCTGCAAACTTTCGAAGAACTGGAGGTAGAGGACTGTGAGAAAATGAGCAACATGGGAACTCTGAATTCTTCAATGCTCCACCGGAGCACAGAGTCCTTGAAGAGTCTGAGCTCAGAGTTGTGTCAGGAAAAGGTCTTGCCGGAGGAAAAGCCAGTGCATATGCCTGTACTGAGAAGATCTAAATCCCAGTCTAGACCACAGCAAGTGAAGTTTTCGGATGATGTTATTGATAATGGAAGTTATGAGAATGTTGAAATACGTCAGCCTCCAATGAGTGAAAGGACTCGTAGGCGTGTTTACCATTTTGAAGAGCGTGGAAATCGGCCTTCTCATCATCGTAGAAGGAGTAGGAAGTCTCGTTCAGATAATGCACTTAACTTGGCCACAGAAAGAAGATGCTCTCCAAGAGAGAGATTTCGTTACTACTCCCCTCAGGATCATGAAAAATTTATTCAAAATAGAAGCTCACGTGAGATTCGGGCATATATTCAAAATGCGGAGCTGTATGGACAATATGCCCATACTAGGTCTGATTATGCACTGCGGAATCAGGTGGTTGATAAGTTTTTTGGATTGTATGGTGAGGAAGATGACTCCTGGTGTTCAACTTCATCTTCATCATCTGATTCTGAAGAGGAAGGATATTTTCTAGGACAGCCAATTCCACAGCCACGATCACTGAGATACCCCTATTACACAGATGACCTGTCTGGTCCAACTACTGCATTATCTAGTTCTCAGTTTGGACAAAGGACAACCAAATCAAAGAAGAAGAGGggacacaaaggaaaaaattgcatcatttcttaa
- the PRICKLE1 gene encoding prickle-like protein 1 isoform X2, producing the protein MFSSQRKKEALGRGTIKLLSRAVMHAVCEQCGTKVNGGEVAVFASRAGPGVCWHPSCFVCFTCNELLVDLIYFYQDGKIHCGRHHAELLKPRCSACDEIIFADECTEAEGRHWHMKHFCCLECETILGGQRYIMKDGRPFCCNCFESLYAEYCETCGEHIGVDHAQMTYDGQHWHATETCFSCAQCKTSLLGCPFLPKQGQIYCSKTCSLGEDVHASDSSDSAFQSARSRDSRRSVRMGKSSRSADQCRQSLLLSPALNYKFPGLSGNADDTLSRKLDDLSLSREEASFVNEDFWKGRVEQEMPEDPEEWAEHEDYMTQLLLKFGDKSLFQQPTEVDIRSSEHWISDSMVKSKLDLKKNNPSLASKKYQSDMYWAQSQDGLGDSAYGSHPGPASSRKIQELDMEHGASGYKHDQTPWYGGSLECLSDLKQQEQSVRDSMDSLALSNITGASMDGESKPRPSLYSLQTFEELEVEDCEKMSNMGTLNSSMLHRSTESLKSLSSELCQEKVLPEEKPVHMPVLRRSKSQSRPQQVKFSDDVIDNGSYENVEIRQPPMSERTRRRVYHFEERGNRPSHHRRRSRKSRSDNALNLATERRCSPRERFRYYSPQDHEKFIQNRSSREIRAYIQNAELYGQYAHTRSDYALRNQVVDKFFGLYGEEDDSWCSTSSSSSDSEEEGYFLGQPIPQPRSLRYPYYTDDLSGPTTALSSSQFGQRTTKSKKKRGHKGKNCIIS; encoded by the exons ATGTTCAGTTCTCAGCGCAAAAAGGAGGCACTCGGCCGAGGCACTATTAAACTACTCTCAAGAGCAGTGATGCATGCGGTTTGTGAACAG TGTGGTACAAAAGTAAACGGTGGTGAAGTTGCAGTTTTTGCGTCGAGAGCTGGGCCTGGTGTGTGCTGGCATCCCTCATGTTTTGTGTGCTTCACGTGTAACGAGCTGCTTGTTGACCTTATTTACTTCTACCAAGATGGAAAAATCCACTGTGGCAGACACCATGCTGAACTTCTCAAACCTCGATGTTCAGCCTGCGATGAG ataatttttgctGATGAGTGTACAGAAGCTGAGGGTCGCCACTGGCACATGAAGCACTTCTGTTGCCTCGAGTGTGAAACAATCCTGGGTGGACAGAGATACATCATGAAGGATGGGCGACCATTCTGCTGTAACTGTTTTGAATCTCTCTATGCGGAATACTGTGAGACCTGCGGGGAACACATTG gtGTTGACCACGCTCAGATGACCTACGATGGACAGCACTGGCATGCCACAGAGACTTGCTTTTCTTGTGCTCAGTGCAAGACCTCTTTGCTTGGCTGCCCTTTCCTTCCAAAGCAAGGGCAGATTTACTGTTCAAAAACCTGCAGCTTGGGAGAGGATGTTCATGCCTCCGACTCTTCTGATTCTGCATTTCAGTCTGCTCGATCCAGAGATTCCAGGAGGAGTGTTCGCATGGGAAAAAGCAGCCGGTCAGCCGACCAGTGCCGccagtctctcctcctctcacccGCCCTCAATTACAAATTTCCTGGTCTTTCAGGCAATGCTGATGATACTCTTTCTCGTAAACTGGATGACTTAAGCCTTTCAAGGGAAGAGGCAAGCTTTGTTAATGAAGACTTCTGGAAAGGAAGAGTAGAGCAAGAAATGCCTGAAGACCCTGAAGAATGGGCTGAACATGAAGACTACATGACTCAACTTCTTCTGAAGTTTGGTGATAAAAGCCTCTTCCAGCAGCCCACTGAAGTAGACATTAGATCGAGCGAACACTGGATTTCTGATAGCATGGTCAAGAGCAAGTtggacttgaaaaaaaataatccaagccTAGCAAGTAAGAAGTATCAATCAGACATGTACTGGGCCCAGTCACAAGATGGCTTGGGTGACTCTGCCTATGGCAGCCACCCaggccctgccagcagcaggaaaATCCAGGAGCTAGACATGGAACATGGGGCATCAGGATACAAACATGACCAAACACCATGGTACGGAGGTTCACTTGAATGTTTGTCTGACCTGAAACAGCAAGAACAAAGTGTTCGAGACTCAATGGATTCTTTGGCTTTGTCTAACATAACAg GGGCTTCAATGGACGGAGAAAGCAAGCCACGGCCATCTCTTTACTCTCTGCAAACTTTCGAAGAACTGGAGGTAGAGGACTGTGAGAAAATGAGCAACATGGGAACTCTGAATTCTTCAATGCTCCACCGGAGCACAGAGTCCTTGAAGAGTCTGAGCTCAGAGTTGTGTCAGGAAAAGGTCTTGCCGGAGGAAAAGCCAGTGCATATGCCTGTACTGAGAAGATCTAAATCCCAGTCTAGACCACAGCAAGTGAAGTTTTCGGATGATGTTATTGATAATGGAAGTTATGAGAATGTTGAAATACGTCAGCCTCCAATGAGTGAAAGGACTCGTAGGCGTGTTTACCATTTTGAAGAGCGTGGAAATCGGCCTTCTCATCATCGTAGAAGGAGTAGGAAGTCTCGTTCAGATAATGCACTTAACTTGGCCACAGAAAGAAGATGCTCTCCAAGAGAGAGATTTCGTTACTACTCCCCTCAGGATCATGAAAAATTTATTCAAAATAGAAGCTCACGTGAGATTCGGGCATATATTCAAAATGCGGAGCTGTATGGACAATATGCCCATACTAGGTCTGATTATGCACTGCGGAATCAGGTGGTTGATAAGTTTTTTGGATTGTATGGTGAGGAAGATGACTCCTGGTGTTCAACTTCATCTTCATCATCTGATTCTGAAGAGGAAGGATATTTTCTAGGACAGCCAATTCCACAGCCACGATCACTGAGATACCCCTATTACACAGATGACCTGTCTGGTCCAACTACTGCATTATCTAGTTCTCAGTTTGGACAAAGGACAACCAAATCAAAGAAGAAGAGGggacacaaaggaaaaaattgcatcatttcttaa